Proteins encoded within one genomic window of Manduca sexta isolate Smith_Timp_Sample1 chromosome 18, JHU_Msex_v1.0, whole genome shotgun sequence:
- the LOC115447623 gene encoding ommochrome-binding protein-like produces MEQYKIVFAYVILHTSKIHAKEVVVCDGVVFHDVYFDKELLVTNYGRPYNLVMHKYSGILFFSHTIQNGSLVDFGITACHLEKSVCKEIQGVPGGYAIAYDSGNDDIYFGGHDGLYKYNFLTKSAEFFAEKGKSIWGIFIRKHFYYIQYPSQRLFVYQNDMFVQVSEALNIEVDNFFISKYLDIYFSNKTALFRVSKNKKIAAILNDEIIIRQIVEDAYGDVYFCAHDGVYFEDKPFRRLKKIADIDHAFGLTFDENDHVIYSNKDSIYRLVPSKYGNLCYKALSVPRETSEDATE; encoded by the coding sequence atggagcAATACAAAATCGTATTCGCGTACGTAATCCTGCACACGTCGAAGATCCACGCGAAGGAAGTTGTTGTGTGCGACGGAGTGGTGTTCCACGACGTGTATTTCGACAAGGAACTCCTGGTGACGAACTATGGGAGGCCTTACAATCTGGTCATGCACAAGTATTCTGGTATCCTTTTCTTCAGCCACACCATCCAGAATGGATCCTTAGTAGATTTCGGGATAACAGCGTGCCATCTAGAAAAGAGCGTCTGCAAGGAGATCCAAGGAGTTCCAGGTGGATATGCCATTGCCTATGATTCTGGTAATGACGATATCTACTTTGGCGGGCATGACGGATTGTACAAGTACAATTTTCTAACAAAGTCAGCTGAGTTCTTCGCCGAAAAAGGCAAGTCAATATGGGGAATATTTATCAGAAAGCACTTCTACTACATCCAATACCCATCGCAGAGGTTATTTGTGTACCAAAACGACATGTTCGTACAAGTATCAGAGGCACTTAACATTGAGGTGGACAATTTCTTCATATCAAAGTATTTAGACATTTATTTCTCAAATAAGACCGCGCTGTTCAGAGTGTCTAAGAACAAGAAGATTGCAGCTATCCTAAATGATGAGATCATAATTCGGCAGATAGTAGAAGACGCTTACGGTGACGTTTATTTCTGCGCACACGACGGCGTTTATTTTGAAGACAAGCCGTTCAGAAGACTGAAGAAGATCGCGGATATTGATCACGCCTTTGGCCTGACGTTCGACGAGAACGATCATGTGATATATTCGAATAAGGATTCTATATACAGATTGGTTCCTAGTAAATATGGAAATCTGTGTTATAAGGCGCTCAGTGTCCCGAGAGAAACGTCGGAGGATGCAACTGAATAA
- the LOC119189685 gene encoding ommochrome-binding protein-like yields MEKMLFKIFLLFATTSALELEPCHKVKIGDNWYEKQVLWSHFGRPYNLNVHKTSNTLFFSYSVPESYSDVDFQLAFYNMDSKEYQTIAGIKGGCTVAIDQATDDIFLGGSDGIYKYNMLTKLADYYKEKGKNVWSLFYRRNLFYISYPDQILHIEVDGRFAVVKEFERFEIDHFHITNDDVIYFANKTGLYKYDKKNLEVVVINELITVRQVMEDNDGELYVCTNFGVFVDVKFEGLKKIIDIKNIFGIAFDRDNNLIYSDERSIIKLLYSVQGCPVNNSQW; encoded by the exons at ggAAAAAATGCTGTTCAAAATCTTCCTTCTCTTCGCTACAACATCAGCTCTTGAACTGGAGCCGTGTCATAAAGTGAAAATAGGAGACAACTGGTACGAAAAGCAAGTCCTATGGTCTCATTTCGGAAGACCGTATAATTTGAACGTCCATAAGACTTCAAACACTTTATTCTTCAGTTACTCGGTCCCAGAGTCATATTCCGACGTTGATTTTCAACTAGCCTTCTACAACATGGATTCAAAAGAGTACCAAACCATTGCTGGAATAAAGGGAGGATGTACCGTGGCAATAGATCAGGCTACGGATGACATATTTCTTGGAGGATCTGACGGAATCTACAAATACAACATGCTGACGAAGTTAGCTGATTACTACAAAGAGAAAGGTAAGAATGTTTGGTCGTTGTTTTATAggagaaatttattttacatcagttATCCTGATCAAATATTACACATTGAAGTGGATGGAAGATTTGCCGTCGTCAAAGAATTTGAACGGTTTGAAATAGATCATTTTCACATCACTAACGATGACGTCATATACTTTGCAAACAAAACTGGCCtttataaatatgataagaAGAATCTAGAAGTCGTTGTTATCAACGAACTGATAACAGTAAGGCAAGTGATGGAAGACAATGATGGTGAATTGTATGTGTGCACGAATTTCGGCGTTTTCGTTGATGTGAAGTTTGAAGGACTGAAGAAGATTATagatataaagaatatattcgGTATAGCTTTTGATAGGGacaataatttgatatattcTGACGAGAGGAGTATTATAAAGTTGTTGTATAGTGTGCAAGGATGTCCTGTCAATAATTCGCAGTGGTGA